Proteins from a genomic interval of Archangium lipolyticum:
- a CDS encoding M16 family metallopeptidase, producing MFRQKLLVTGLMLLAGSAACAQGRAVRTETSSTATAAQKPGANVRTKTLKNGLKIIVWSDPDNPSISLFNWFRVGSRNERPGITGLSHFFEHMMFNGAKKYGPGEFDRVMEAHGGRNNAYTSEDVTVYMDGFPRSALETIFDLEADRLQYLSIDPKVVESERGVVYSERRSSVDNNNAGLLMEQVQSTAFVAHPYQIPTIGWPSDIESWKQEDLERYFRTYYAPNNATLIVVGAVTPEEIFSLAEKYLEPIPAQPAPEPVRTQEPPQQGERRVVVRKLAQAPLLQMAFHGFNASNPDAPALELLVRILTGGDSSRLHRRLVEEEQVAIHVEGYRSAGFDPGLTWLLVDLPPGGDLGKTETLLDEELGKVVSGGVTDAELRKAKNIVVADFWRHLETNSGRAQALGTYEVFHGDWQKLFSAPTQYEAVTREQVRKVAEKVFTKNNRTVGVLVPEAAAEAKKEAAR from the coding sequence ATGTTCAGACAGAAGTTGCTCGTCACGGGGTTGATGCTGCTGGCCGGTTCGGCCGCGTGCGCCCAGGGTCGCGCCGTGCGGACCGAGACGTCGTCCACCGCCACCGCCGCGCAGAAGCCCGGCGCCAACGTGCGGACGAAGACGCTGAAGAACGGGTTGAAGATCATCGTCTGGTCGGACCCGGACAACCCCAGCATCTCGCTCTTCAACTGGTTCCGCGTGGGCAGCCGCAACGAGCGCCCCGGCATCACCGGCCTGTCCCACTTCTTCGAGCACATGATGTTCAACGGCGCGAAGAAGTACGGCCCCGGTGAGTTCGACCGCGTCATGGAGGCGCACGGCGGCCGCAACAACGCCTACACCTCCGAGGACGTCACCGTGTACATGGACGGGTTCCCGCGCTCGGCGCTGGAGACCATCTTCGACCTGGAGGCGGACCGGCTGCAGTACCTCTCCATCGACCCCAAGGTGGTGGAGAGCGAGCGCGGCGTCGTCTACTCGGAGCGGCGCTCCAGCGTGGACAACAACAACGCCGGCCTGCTCATGGAGCAGGTGCAGTCCACCGCCTTCGTGGCCCACCCGTACCAGATTCCGACCATCGGCTGGCCCTCGGACATCGAGAGCTGGAAGCAGGAGGACCTGGAGCGCTACTTCCGCACCTACTACGCGCCCAACAACGCCACGCTCATCGTGGTGGGGGCCGTCACGCCCGAGGAGATCTTCTCGCTCGCGGAGAAGTACCTGGAGCCCATCCCGGCCCAGCCCGCGCCCGAGCCGGTGCGCACCCAGGAGCCGCCGCAGCAGGGCGAGCGCCGGGTGGTGGTGCGCAAGCTGGCGCAGGCCCCGCTGCTGCAGATGGCCTTCCACGGCTTCAACGCCAGCAACCCCGACGCGCCCGCGCTGGAGCTGCTGGTGCGCATCCTCACGGGGGGGGACTCCTCGCGGCTGCACCGGCGTCTGGTGGAGGAGGAGCAGGTGGCCATCCATGTGGAGGGCTACCGCTCGGCCGGCTTCGACCCGGGCCTCACGTGGCTGCTGGTGGACCTGCCGCCGGGAGGGGACCTCGGCAAGACGGAGACGCTGCTCGACGAGGAGCTCGGCAAGGTGGTGTCCGGCGGCGTCACCGACGCGGAGCTGCGCAAGGCGAAGAACATCGTCGTGGCGGACTTCTGGCGCCACCTGGAGACCAACAGCGGCCGGGCGCAGGCGCTCGGTACCTACGAGGTGTTCCATGGGGACTGGCAGAAGCTCTTCAGCGCGCCCACGCAGTACGAGGCGGTGACGCGCGAGCAGGTGCGCAAGGTGGCCGAGAAGGTGTTCACGAAGAACAACCGCACGGTGGGCGTGCTGGTGCCCGAGGCCGCGGCCGAGGCGAAGAAGGAGGCGGCGCGATGA
- the mhpA gene encoding bifunctional 3-(3-hydroxy-phenyl)propionate/3-hydroxycinnamic acid hydroxylase MhpA yields the protein MTPQVEETDVLIAGCGPVGALTANFLGLYGVRTLVLERDLTPHSQPRAITCDDEAMRIYQAVGLANVLDAHMYDCPEVEFVGGSGELFARVVAQGLDFGFGFPVLRFFSQPYLEQVLRQGLSRFPHVDFRLGHCVESYTQDAERISVSVRDPQGAERIVRARYLLACDGGRSAVRQLAGIDMVGSTDEEGTIAISLLLHDTPPPISRMICDPYRHIFVTRCAGNEMRIECRIRPEEKQEDLLRPERIREFIAPHVDPDRATILRAAAYITNSRVASRWRDGRMFLLGDAAHLMPPFLGQGLCSGLRDAANLSWKLAAVLQGHADEPLLDSYEQERRPHAQAMIETSVNLGKVMLTGSRPVAFLRDNLLKAIHRIPRAQRFIRDFEFKPQPLITRGFMLGGSRAHRQAPEGSYFPQPRVGVPGGGLLRLDELLGPGFSVVVHPDTPEASRRAAQALADSIGARCVRVIPPRSGVAEPGEAVDVEGKLDAWFREHKVDIAVLRPDRYLFGAVRGSHLSWLTAALRGWIHGPLHGETPPSLGSVPAFPYASVA from the coding sequence ATGACGCCCCAGGTCGAAGAGACGGACGTGCTCATCGCCGGATGCGGCCCGGTGGGTGCGCTGACGGCCAACTTCCTCGGTCTGTATGGGGTGCGGACGCTCGTCCTCGAGCGTGACCTCACCCCCCACAGCCAGCCTCGCGCCATCACCTGTGACGACGAGGCCATGCGCATCTACCAGGCCGTCGGCCTCGCCAACGTCCTGGATGCCCATATGTACGACTGCCCCGAGGTGGAGTTCGTCGGGGGCTCGGGCGAGCTCTTCGCCCGCGTCGTCGCCCAGGGACTCGACTTCGGCTTCGGCTTCCCCGTCCTCCGCTTCTTCAGCCAGCCTTATCTCGAGCAGGTGCTGCGCCAGGGGCTCTCGCGCTTCCCCCACGTCGACTTCCGGCTCGGTCATTGCGTCGAGTCCTACACGCAGGACGCCGAGCGCATCTCGGTCTCCGTCCGCGACCCCCAGGGCGCCGAGCGCATCGTGCGTGCCCGCTACCTCCTGGCCTGTGACGGGGGCCGCAGCGCCGTGCGCCAGCTCGCCGGCATCGACATGGTGGGCTCCACCGACGAGGAGGGCACCATCGCCATCTCCCTCCTCCTGCACGACACGCCTCCGCCCATCAGTCGCATGATCTGCGACCCCTACCGTCACATCTTCGTCACCCGCTGTGCCGGCAACGAGATGCGCATCGAGTGCCGGATCCGCCCGGAGGAGAAGCAGGAGGACCTGCTGCGCCCCGAGCGCATCCGCGAGTTCATCGCCCCCCACGTGGACCCGGATCGCGCCACCATCCTCCGCGCCGCCGCCTACATCACCAACAGCCGCGTGGCCTCGCGCTGGCGGGACGGGCGGATGTTCCTGCTCGGCGATGCCGCCCACCTCATGCCCCCTTTCCTGGGCCAGGGGCTCTGCTCCGGCCTGCGCGACGCCGCCAACCTCTCCTGGAAGCTCGCGGCCGTCCTCCAGGGCCACGCCGATGAGCCGCTCCTCGATTCCTACGAGCAGGAGCGCCGCCCCCACGCGCAGGCGATGATCGAAACCAGCGTGAACCTGGGCAAGGTCATGCTCACGGGCAGCCGCCCGGTCGCGTTCCTGCGCGACAACCTCCTCAAGGCGATCCACCGCATCCCGCGCGCGCAGCGCTTCATCCGCGACTTCGAGTTCAAGCCCCAGCCCCTCATCACCCGCGGCTTCATGCTGGGGGGCTCGCGCGCCCACCGTCAGGCCCCCGAGGGGTCCTACTTCCCGCAGCCCCGCGTGGGCGTTCCGGGGGGAGGGCTGCTGCGGTTGGACGAGCTGCTGGGCCCCGGCTTCTCGGTGGTGGTGCACCCGGATACTCCGGAGGCCTCGCGCCGGGCCGCGCAGGCGCTCGCCGACAGCATTGGCGCCCGCTGCGTGCGCGTCATCCCTCCGCGCTCCGGCGTGGCCGAGCCGGGCGAGGCGGTGGACGTCGAGGGCAAGCTCGACGCGTGGTTCCGCGAGCACAAGGTGGACATCGCCGTCCTCCGCCCGGACCGCTACCTCTTCGGCGCGGTGCGCGGCTCACACCTCAGCTGGCTCACCGCCGCGCTGCGCGGGTGGATCCACGGGCCCCTGCACGGGGAGACACCTCCGTCGCTCGGGTCCGTCCCGGCCTTCCCGTACGCATCGGTGGCTTGA
- the dpdA gene encoding tRNA-guanine transglycosylase DpdA, with protein sequence MKFFLPDSQDLVDPSFDFELERRSMTRQRQRDDLYAHEVFSTPAFDGLLVSKGIVDGFGVLGSRYTLSQRRRLQRDGAPRFFRLDNASYPLEIMGDCGAFTYVDEEEPPYSVDEVLAFYESCRFHYGVSLDHVILEFDPAADAPGAEEDVIPPAIRARQQLTLERAREFLRKHKAGGHCFKPLGVAQGWSPKSYAAAVKALQKMGYDYIALGGMVPLKTQEIRLCLEEIQAVRKPGTRLHLLGVTRPEHLQEFSRLGIASFDSTSPLRQAFKDARDNYYLDGHKYTAIRIPQIEGNPDLQKKIFAGQVSQERARQLERECLESMRLFDQGRRTVRQTLEVLLEYERLYDPDAKQKRNDHAAAYEQTLENAPWRRCACEVCGKLKHHVILFRGAERNRRRGFHNIWTLYRQMHERGLGEGSPFQEETGARARRAKARAHG encoded by the coding sequence GTGAAGTTCTTCCTGCCAGACAGCCAGGATCTCGTCGATCCCTCCTTCGACTTCGAGCTGGAGCGCCGCTCGATGACCCGCCAGCGCCAGCGGGACGACCTCTACGCCCACGAGGTCTTCTCCACGCCCGCCTTCGACGGCCTGCTGGTGTCCAAGGGAATCGTCGACGGCTTCGGCGTCCTGGGCAGTCGCTACACCCTGTCCCAGCGCCGGAGGCTCCAGCGCGATGGCGCTCCCCGGTTCTTCCGTCTGGACAACGCCTCCTACCCGCTGGAGATCATGGGCGACTGCGGCGCCTTCACCTACGTGGACGAGGAGGAGCCTCCGTACTCCGTCGACGAGGTGCTCGCCTTCTACGAGAGCTGCCGCTTCCACTACGGCGTGTCGCTCGACCACGTCATCCTCGAGTTCGACCCCGCCGCGGATGCCCCGGGGGCGGAAGAGGACGTCATCCCGCCCGCCATCCGCGCCCGGCAGCAGCTCACCCTCGAGCGCGCCCGGGAGTTCCTGCGCAAGCACAAGGCGGGGGGCCATTGCTTCAAGCCGCTCGGGGTGGCCCAGGGGTGGAGCCCGAAGTCGTATGCCGCCGCGGTGAAGGCGCTCCAGAAGATGGGCTACGACTACATCGCCCTGGGCGGCATGGTGCCCCTCAAGACGCAGGAGATCCGCCTGTGCCTGGAGGAGATTCAAGCGGTCCGCAAGCCGGGCACCCGCCTGCACCTGCTGGGCGTGACGCGCCCCGAGCACCTCCAGGAGTTCTCCCGCCTGGGCATCGCCTCCTTCGACAGCACGTCCCCGCTGCGGCAGGCCTTCAAGGATGCGCGCGACAACTATTACCTGGACGGGCACAAGTACACGGCCATCCGCATCCCGCAGATCGAAGGCAACCCCGACCTGCAGAAGAAGATCTTCGCCGGCCAGGTCTCCCAGGAGCGCGCGCGCCAGCTGGAGCGCGAGTGCCTGGAGTCCATGCGTCTGTTCGATCAGGGCCGGCGCACGGTCCGTCAGACGCTGGAGGTGCTGCTGGAGTACGAGCGGCTCTACGACCCGGACGCGAAGCAGAAGAGAAACGACCACGCCGCCGCCTACGAGCAGACGCTCGAGAATGCTCCCTGGCGCCGCTGTGCGTGCGAGGTGTGCGGGAAATTGAAACACCACGTCATCCTCTTCCGGGGCGCGGAGCGCAACCGGAGGCGCGGCTTCCACAACATCTGGACGCTCTACCGCCAGATGCACGAGCGCGGGCTGGGCGAGGGCTCCCCCTTCCAGGAGGAAACGGGTGCGCGCGCGCGCCGGGCGAAGGCGCGCGCCCACGGGTGA
- the dbpB gene encoding DGQHR domain-containing protein DpdB has protein sequence MPKELKLPAVEVRQSKGRTLYSFAVDGKLVHRFATISRVSRREGQLHGYQRPEALAHIEEIRNYLESPSPMVPNAVILAFDSRVRFKPAETKPPSKEVYSRPGTIIIPMEEQPDEDKPGFIVDGQQRLAAIRDAAIDSFPICVTAFITDDIGQQAEQFMLVNSTKPLSKALLYELLPQTRAQLPSSLSRRRLPAQLMVRLNQDERSPLKEMIQTATHPTGIIKDNSILKMLEHSLIDGALYEVRKRGNTEDGLEPMMELLRNYWTAVSQVFKEAWGKPPKKSRLMHGAGIISMGLIMDDASALLMETARPPTVQQYAAALQPLEKLCHWTSGTWDFGNGRTRKWNELQNTPKDIDLLARYLTDQYRSLVKDRPQKLRRVAQR, from the coding sequence ATGCCGAAAGAACTGAAGCTTCCCGCCGTCGAAGTGCGCCAGTCCAAGGGCCGGACGCTGTACTCGTTCGCGGTGGACGGGAAGCTGGTCCATCGCTTCGCCACCATCTCGCGCGTGAGCCGCAGGGAGGGACAGCTGCACGGCTACCAGCGGCCCGAGGCCCTGGCGCACATCGAGGAGATCCGCAACTACCTCGAGAGCCCCTCACCGATGGTGCCCAACGCCGTCATCCTGGCCTTCGACTCGCGCGTGCGCTTCAAGCCGGCGGAGACGAAGCCTCCCTCCAAGGAGGTCTACTCGCGGCCGGGCACCATCATCATTCCGATGGAGGAGCAGCCCGACGAGGACAAGCCGGGCTTCATCGTGGATGGCCAGCAGCGCCTGGCGGCCATCCGGGACGCGGCCATCGACAGCTTCCCCATCTGCGTCACGGCCTTCATCACCGACGACATCGGCCAGCAGGCCGAGCAGTTCATGCTCGTCAATTCGACGAAGCCCCTGTCCAAGGCGCTCCTGTACGAGCTGCTCCCTCAGACCCGCGCCCAGCTCCCCTCGTCCCTCAGCCGCCGCCGGCTCCCGGCCCAGCTCATGGTGCGGCTCAACCAGGATGAGCGCTCTCCATTGAAGGAGATGATCCAGACGGCGACCCATCCCACGGGCATCATCAAGGACAACTCCATCCTCAAGATGCTCGAGCACAGCCTGATCGATGGCGCGCTCTACGAGGTCCGGAAGCGGGGCAACACGGAGGACGGCCTCGAGCCCATGATGGAGCTGCTGCGCAACTACTGGACGGCGGTCTCCCAGGTCTTCAAGGAGGCCTGGGGGAAGCCGCCGAAGAAGTCGCGGCTCATGCATGGCGCGGGGATCATCAGCATGGGCCTGATCATGGACGACGCCAGCGCGCTCCTCATGGAGACGGCGCGCCCTCCGACCGTCCAGCAGTACGCGGCCGCGCTCCAGCCGCTCGAGAAGCTCTGCCATTGGACCTCGGGCACCTGGGACTTCGGCAATGGCCGCACACGCAAGTGGAATGAATTGCAGAACACGCCCAAGGACATCGATCTGCTCGCCAGGTACCTCACCGACCAGTACAGGAGTCTGGTGAAGGACCGGCCGCAGAAGCTGCGCCGGGTCGCCCAGCGCTGA
- a CDS encoding GFA family protein, producing the protein MAFSIGLQTTGPITMHKGSCLCGAVTFEVDGELPAPDACHCTACRKQSGHVFVSTDVPRSRVRINGEEHVSWYQSSEKARRGFCAVCGSSLFWDPLFRDWIGLAMGAFDTPTNTHIAVHVFVGEKGDYYDIADGVQQFERVPPMPH; encoded by the coding sequence ATGGCGTTTAGTATCGGCCTGCAAACAACGGGGCCGATCACCATGCACAAAGGGAGCTGTCTCTGCGGCGCTGTGACCTTCGAGGTAGACGGCGAACTGCCCGCGCCGGACGCCTGCCATTGCACCGCATGCCGCAAGCAGTCGGGTCATGTTTTCGTGTCTACGGACGTGCCGCGATCCCGCGTGCGGATCAACGGCGAAGAGCATGTGAGCTGGTACCAGTCGTCGGAGAAGGCGCGCCGCGGATTCTGTGCGGTCTGCGGCTCTTCGCTGTTCTGGGATCCGCTGTTCCGCGACTGGATCGGCCTTGCCATGGGCGCCTTCGACACGCCCACGAACACGCACATCGCCGTGCACGTCTTCGTGGGAGAGAAAGGCGACTATTACGATATCGCCGACGGCGTGCAGCAGTTCGAGCGAGTCCCGCCGATGCCGCATTAG
- a CDS encoding serpin family protein codes for MSRQEALFISAAQHQAFIAVNEQGTEAAAATAIVGSVTSMPEPYVVDRPFLFLIEDVETKSVLFLGRLVNP; via the coding sequence GTGAGCCGGCAGGAGGCGCTGTTCATTTCGGCCGCGCAACACCAGGCCTTCATCGCCGTGAACGAGCAGGGGACCGAGGCGGCCGCCGCCACCGCGATCGTCGGCTCGGTGACGTCCATGCCCGAGCCGTATGTCGTGGACCGCCCCTTCCTCTTCCTCATCGAGGACGTGGAGACGAAGAGCGTGCTCTTCCTCGGTCGCCTCGTGAACCCCTGA
- a CDS encoding methyltransferase: protein MTLDQLSEGRFGRRAFEAFESETTGAVERLQELRRELDRAGYREEQVTALLGLPHLLALRPEHFHYYDRWVLPATPLADLVRLFLLDLPLARPALEAALSPGSVDLLVELGVLVPSGERWRSLVHLFCFGKLLLATDTGRYSPLWPEGEDLSDRVMYIGADSVGLGHAAPRSPSRRTLDLCCGSGIQALVASRYSEEVLGVDLNPRAVRFSRFNAALNGIRNARFVQGDLFEPVRGVSFDRILANPPFVPQPPSVARLLYRDGGPTGEDILRRLFQEGPRHLTEGGMLSITTDLINLDGLEERIRTWTEGTPTLDVLVLVEKALPIASYAEGHSGHLRTPSERRAHVRALLDHFQEVGITTLHGGYLVLRRLPEGTRGSYHLLDTAESVTRPVAHHVEEYFHTREALRGGACARARVGLAEGLHFRVEVTSGPESEEQRVQLVCPGDDFFPPMEISEGVHQLLRYLKKNRPAWSAIATESSRPVVEELLLRGVLRLHPRE, encoded by the coding sequence ATGACACTGGACCAACTGAGCGAGGGTCGTTTCGGGCGTCGCGCCTTCGAGGCATTCGAGTCCGAGACCACCGGCGCCGTGGAGCGGCTCCAGGAACTGCGGCGCGAACTGGACCGCGCCGGCTACCGTGAGGAACAAGTCACCGCGCTGCTGGGGCTCCCTCACCTGCTCGCACTGCGGCCGGAGCACTTCCACTACTACGATCGCTGGGTCCTGCCCGCCACGCCCCTCGCGGACCTCGTCCGTCTCTTCCTGCTCGACCTCCCACTCGCGCGGCCCGCGCTGGAGGCGGCGCTGTCTCCGGGCTCCGTGGACCTGCTGGTGGAGCTCGGCGTCCTCGTTCCCTCGGGAGAGCGGTGGCGCTCCCTGGTGCATCTCTTCTGTTTCGGGAAGCTGCTGCTCGCGACGGACACCGGCCGCTACTCGCCCCTCTGGCCCGAGGGCGAGGATCTGTCGGATCGCGTCATGTACATCGGCGCCGACAGCGTCGGGCTGGGCCACGCCGCTCCCCGTTCGCCGAGCCGGCGCACGCTCGACCTCTGCTGCGGCAGCGGCATCCAAGCGCTCGTCGCCTCGCGCTACAGCGAGGAGGTGCTCGGGGTGGACCTCAACCCCCGGGCCGTCCGCTTCTCGCGCTTCAACGCCGCGCTCAACGGCATCCGCAACGCACGCTTCGTCCAGGGAGACCTCTTCGAGCCGGTCCGCGGCGTCAGCTTCGACCGCATCCTCGCGAATCCTCCGTTCGTCCCACAGCCCCCCTCCGTCGCGCGCCTCCTCTACCGCGATGGCGGGCCCACGGGAGAGGACATCCTCCGCCGGCTCTTCCAGGAGGGGCCGCGGCACCTCACCGAGGGGGGGATGCTGTCCATCACCACGGACCTCATCAACCTGGACGGACTGGAGGAGCGCATCCGCACCTGGACCGAGGGCACACCGACACTCGATGTGCTCGTCCTCGTGGAGAAGGCCCTGCCCATCGCGAGCTACGCGGAGGGGCACTCGGGCCACCTGAGGACCCCGAGCGAGCGCCGGGCCCATGTCCGCGCGCTCCTGGACCACTTCCAGGAGGTGGGCATCACCACCCTCCACGGCGGCTACCTCGTCCTCAGGCGCCTGCCGGAAGGCACGCGGGGCTCCTACCACCTGCTGGACACCGCGGAGTCCGTCACGCGCCCCGTGGCCCACCACGTCGAGGAGTACTTCCACACGCGCGAGGCCCTGCGCGGCGGAGCGTGCGCTCGCGCCCGGGTGGGGCTGGCCGAGGGCCTGCACTTCCGGGTCGAGGTCACCAGCGGACCGGAGTCCGAGGAGCAGCGCGTCCAGCTCGTCTGCCCCGGCGATGACTTCTTCCCACCGATGGAGATCAGCGAGGGCGTTCATCAATTGCTGCGCTACTTGAAGAAGAACCGCCCGGCCTGGAGCGCCATCGCCACCGAGAGCAGCCGGCCCGTGGTGGAGGAGCTCCTGCTGCGAGGTGTGCTCCGGCTGCACCCGCGGGAGTGA
- a CDS encoding B12-binding domain-containing radical SAM protein: MREVLEASTQRWSNRWGDSARRKAPVYLTLCGTTDITQPYHSHSYLAGALNRSGHSYAVRDLAIEFWHYVMSPEVMTELRRECLRRMDTESGERARLLRLFAGLMENGDRFRAAFQALRDPQSFHHLPSYLAAIRELNLLPRMLTLLSRKAIYRTFSSASPPGSEEDRINLVTLRSEVEAGFGVEVLDYFYDYHADQIASLAPGLVGLSIPFISQLEHSLMLGHRLRKRGVKVAIGGPIAAKFYKYIDDVEKLDILSFGMDSLITGEGETLICKLADQAQNGANIGRPDNFVDLHDPKPLERFFFENVEELPSPDYSLWDYSLYASPEPGGLYSPTRGCYWNKCSFCDYGLAMNTPTSPWRTRSPAKVAEDLTAASQYVKYFFFAVDVLSPSYALKVSRELIERDVKVKWMADFRLESTFKLENVKVFAEAGCLGAAFGMESTDQDVLDLINKGTRVNRLEYLVESFAGVGIPVQLMGFTGHPGETHRQAKTTLDTARALLKSAATVALGKFGLTPGADIARRPERYGIDVHYDASGDTAIPWELRWTHRRPVDSYPEDDYRESLRLVRGFPYPFLGATSTLHSLLYFERRPKAPFPIPQWGYELSWGRFHIIPFFVQMAEGDEVTVQSGLTGRVILLPRAEAETLERLFPKKAWLRIDATQGVSQQVQDLLDFLVEHSLAMFIPEDSV; this comes from the coding sequence GTGAGAGAGGTTCTCGAGGCATCGACGCAGCGTTGGTCCAACAGGTGGGGTGACTCCGCACGTCGCAAGGCCCCGGTCTATCTCACACTGTGCGGCACCACGGACATCACCCAGCCGTACCACAGTCATTCGTACCTGGCCGGAGCGCTCAACCGCTCCGGCCACTCCTATGCCGTCAGGGATCTGGCCATCGAGTTCTGGCATTACGTCATGTCGCCAGAGGTGATGACGGAGTTGCGCCGCGAGTGCCTGCGGCGGATGGACACGGAGAGCGGTGAGCGGGCCCGGCTGCTGCGGCTGTTCGCCGGCCTGATGGAGAATGGCGACCGGTTCCGCGCCGCCTTCCAGGCGCTGCGCGATCCGCAGTCCTTCCATCACCTGCCCTCGTACCTGGCGGCCATCCGCGAGCTCAACCTGCTGCCGCGGATGCTCACGCTCCTGTCGCGCAAGGCCATCTACCGCACCTTCAGCAGCGCCAGCCCGCCGGGCAGCGAGGAGGACCGCATCAACCTCGTCACGCTCCGCTCCGAGGTCGAGGCGGGCTTCGGCGTCGAGGTGCTCGACTACTTCTACGACTACCACGCGGACCAGATCGCCTCGCTGGCGCCCGGGTTGGTGGGGCTGAGCATCCCCTTCATCTCGCAGCTCGAGCACAGCCTGATGCTGGGCCACCGGCTGCGCAAGCGGGGCGTCAAGGTCGCCATCGGCGGGCCCATCGCCGCCAAGTTCTACAAGTACATCGACGACGTGGAGAAGCTGGACATCCTCTCGTTCGGCATGGACTCCCTCATCACGGGCGAGGGCGAGACACTCATCTGCAAGCTGGCGGATCAGGCGCAGAACGGCGCCAACATCGGACGGCCCGACAACTTCGTGGACCTGCACGACCCCAAGCCGCTGGAGCGCTTCTTCTTCGAGAACGTGGAGGAGCTGCCCTCGCCGGACTACAGCCTCTGGGACTACTCGCTCTATGCCTCGCCGGAGCCTGGTGGACTCTACTCGCCCACGCGGGGCTGCTACTGGAACAAGTGCTCCTTCTGTGACTACGGCCTGGCGATGAACACCCCGACCTCGCCGTGGCGCACGCGCTCGCCGGCCAAGGTCGCCGAGGACCTGACCGCGGCCTCCCAGTACGTGAAGTACTTCTTCTTCGCAGTGGACGTGCTGTCGCCCAGCTACGCGCTCAAGGTGTCGCGCGAGCTCATCGAGCGCGACGTGAAGGTGAAGTGGATGGCGGACTTCCGCCTGGAGTCCACCTTCAAGCTGGAGAACGTGAAGGTGTTCGCCGAGGCCGGCTGCCTCGGCGCCGCGTTCGGCATGGAGAGCACGGACCAGGACGTCCTCGATCTCATCAACAAGGGCACGCGGGTCAACCGGCTGGAGTACCTCGTCGAGTCGTTCGCTGGCGTGGGCATCCCGGTGCAGCTCATGGGCTTCACCGGCCACCCGGGAGAGACCCATCGGCAGGCGAAGACGACGCTCGACACGGCCCGGGCGCTGCTGAAGTCGGCGGCCACGGTGGCCCTGGGCAAGTTCGGCCTGACGCCCGGCGCGGACATCGCCAGGCGGCCCGAGCGCTACGGCATCGACGTGCACTACGACGCCTCGGGGGACACGGCCATCCCGTGGGAGCTGCGCTGGACGCACCGCCGCCCGGTGGACAGCTACCCGGAGGACGACTACCGCGAGTCGCTGCGGCTGGTGCGCGGCTTCCCCTACCCGTTCCTCGGCGCCACGTCGACGCTGCACAGCCTGCTGTACTTCGAGCGCCGGCCCAAGGCCCCCTTCCCCATCCCCCAGTGGGGGTATGAGCTGTCGTGGGGCCGCTTCCACATCATCCCCTTCTTCGTCCAGATGGCCGAGGGGGACGAGGTGACGGTGCAGAGCGGGCTCACCGGCCGCGTCATCCTCCTGCCGCGCGCGGAGGCCGAGACCCTGGAGCGACTCTTCCCCAAGAAGGCCTGGCTGCGCATCGACGCCACCCAGGGCGTCTCGCAGCAGGTGCAGGATCTGCTCGACTTCCTCGTCGAGCACTCCCTGGCCATGTTCATCCCCGAGGACAGCGTATGA